A single window of Vibrio stylophorae DNA harbors:
- a CDS encoding tetratricopeptide repeat protein: MIRTLFFGALLSAIISLSAWALQAPANSPRAKETHAPEYILNPSDAYQQAIEFFEQQAFTKALPLFRILAEQGDANAQFYYALMHQRGNGVPVDLEKAETWYLKAAKQQQLDAQYHLGLLYHDAPKPMQNYQQAMNWYYKAARQGHLMAINNIGYLYQEGLGVTKNPQTAANWYLIAAEQGLAISQNNLATLYRVQKQVDNYGKAAYWFGQAAAQGDYMAQHNLGISYLCGYGVDPNGALAYTWLSLSAQQHFAPAIAELKDLSCELKPAEIQQGKAILQACQDDLLRCPVPDISVTK; the protein is encoded by the coding sequence CGCCCTTTTAAGCGCCATCATAAGCCTTTCAGCATGGGCGCTGCAGGCTCCAGCCAATTCCCCAAGGGCAAAAGAGACCCATGCGCCAGAATATATCCTTAATCCTAGTGATGCCTATCAACAAGCCATTGAATTTTTTGAGCAGCAAGCGTTTACCAAGGCGTTACCTCTGTTTCGTATCTTAGCTGAGCAAGGGGACGCCAATGCGCAGTTCTATTATGCACTGATGCATCAGCGCGGCAATGGCGTTCCTGTTGATTTAGAAAAAGCAGAAACTTGGTATCTAAAAGCGGCCAAACAGCAGCAGTTGGACGCGCAGTATCATCTGGGATTGCTATATCACGACGCGCCTAAACCGATGCAAAATTATCAACAAGCGATGAACTGGTATTACAAAGCGGCGCGCCAAGGTCACCTGATGGCGATCAATAATATCGGCTATTTGTACCAAGAAGGTTTGGGGGTGACGAAAAATCCACAAACTGCGGCTAATTGGTATCTGATTGCGGCTGAGCAGGGCTTGGCCATTTCTCAAAATAATCTGGCAACCTTATATCGCGTGCAAAAGCAGGTCGACAATTATGGCAAAGCGGCCTATTGGTTTGGTCAGGCGGCAGCACAGGGCGACTATATGGCGCAGCATAATTTAGGGATTAGTTATCTGTGCGGTTATGGCGTAGACCCCAATGGCGCATTGGCTTACACATGGTTGAGTTTGTCTGCGCAGCAGCACTTTGCACCGGCTATCGCGGAGCTTAAGGATCTTTCCTGTGAGCTTAAGCCCGCTGAAATCCAACAAGGAAAAGCGATATTACAGGCTTGCCAAGATGATTTGTTGCGCTGCCCTGTTCCTGATATTTCGGTGACGAAATAG